A genomic region of Ictidomys tridecemlineatus isolate mIctTri1 chromosome 10, mIctTri1.hap1, whole genome shotgun sequence contains the following coding sequences:
- the LOC144367435 gene encoding speedy protein E4A-like — translation MVIAYFSRAGLFSWQYRRIHFFLALYLANDMEEDNQAPKQGIFHFLYGTSYAQRPLFHKLRYQFICSMGWNTRVSREECEEIQAYDPELWVWGRDRALLA, via the exons ATGGTCATAGCTTATTTTAGCCGAGCTGGCCTCTTCTCCTGGCAGTACCGACGAATCCACTTCTTTCTGGCCCT CTACCTGGCCAATGACATGGAGGAGGACAACCAGGCTCCTAAACAAGGCATCTTTCATTTCCTCTACGGGACGAGCTATGCCCAGCGTCCCCTGTTCCACAAACTGCGCTATCAGTTCATCTGCTCCATGGGCTGGAACACTCGGGTTTCCAGGGAGGAGTGTGAGGAG ATTCAAGCTTATGATCCGGAGCTCTGGGTGTGGGGCCGAGATCGCGCCCTCCTTGCCTAG